A genomic stretch from Hymenobacter psoromatis includes:
- a CDS encoding thymidine kinase — MFTEPRRLSDFPRHRGWLEVVCGSMFSGKTEELIRRLTRARIARQRVEIFKPALDTRYHAQDVVSHNQNSIRSTPVQSPAEILLLAGGSTDVVGIDEAQFFDESLVEVCKQLADSGIRVIVAGLDMDYRGRPFGPMPALLATAEFVTKVHAVCVCCGELAAYSYRIAASEKQVLLGETDSYEARCRPCFLAGPAAKSWHDEHVATNRAQQ; from the coding sequence TTGTTCACCGAGCCCCGCCGCCTGTCCGATTTTCCGCGTCACCGGGGCTGGCTGGAAGTCGTGTGCGGCTCCATGTTTTCGGGTAAAACCGAGGAGCTGATTCGCCGCCTCACCCGCGCCCGCATTGCGCGGCAGCGGGTCGAGATTTTCAAGCCCGCCCTTGACACCCGCTACCACGCCCAGGATGTGGTGAGCCACAACCAGAATAGTATCCGCTCCACGCCCGTGCAGTCGCCGGCCGAAATCCTGCTGCTGGCCGGCGGCAGCACCGACGTGGTGGGCATCGACGAGGCGCAGTTCTTCGACGAAAGCCTGGTAGAAGTGTGCAAGCAGCTGGCCGACAGCGGCATTCGCGTCATCGTGGCGGGCCTGGATATGGACTACCGCGGCCGGCCGTTTGGGCCTATGCCGGCGCTGCTGGCCACCGCCGAGTTCGTGACCAAGGTGCATGCCGTGTGCGTGTGCTGCGGCGAGCTGGCCGCGTATTCCTACCGCATTGCGGCCAGCGAAAAACAGGTGCTGCTGGGCGAAACCGACAGCTACGAAGCCCGCTGCCGCCCCTGCTTCCTGGCCGGGCCCGCCGCCAAGAGCTGGCACGATGAGCACGTAGCCACCAACCGCGCCCAACAATGA
- a CDS encoding DNA repair protein RecO translates to MLIKTRGIVLSYLKYRESSIITRVYTEQRGVQSYLVNGVRRAKPPGRIALFQPLTLLELVAYVPRQGGSLTRLAEFRCAEPYRSLPYEMRKSSVALFLSEVLSKSVREEEENPALFRFLHDSILTFDQQDVGVENFALLFLLHLAGYLGFGAQTGAEITDQVAMAGAAPTGSGFSSGPATLRLREFEHYFDELLRTSASNSIPNGQVRRELLAVLIRYYQLHIEGLGEIKSLEILSDVLGG, encoded by the coding sequence ATGCTAATCAAAACCCGCGGCATCGTCCTGAGCTACCTCAAATACCGCGAAAGCAGCATCATCACCCGCGTTTATACCGAGCAGCGCGGCGTGCAGAGCTACCTCGTCAACGGCGTGCGGCGGGCCAAGCCGCCGGGGCGCATCGCGCTGTTTCAGCCCCTCACCTTGCTAGAGCTGGTGGCCTACGTGCCGCGGCAGGGGGGTAGCCTCACCCGGCTGGCCGAGTTTCGTTGCGCCGAGCCATACCGGTCCCTACCCTACGAGATGCGCAAAAGCAGTGTGGCGCTTTTCCTGAGCGAGGTGCTGAGCAAGTCGGTGCGCGAGGAAGAAGAAAACCCGGCCCTGTTCCGCTTCTTGCACGATTCCATCCTGACCTTCGACCAGCAGGACGTGGGCGTGGAAAACTTCGCGCTACTATTCTTACTGCATCTGGCTGGCTACCTGGGCTTTGGTGCTCAAACCGGGGCCGAAATCACCGACCAGGTGGCAATGGCCGGGGCCGCGCCCACCGGCAGCGGCTTCAGCAGCGGCCCGGCCACGCTGCGCCTGCGCGAGTTCGAGCACTATTTCGATGAGCTGCTGCGCACCTCCGCCAGCAATTCTATCCCCAACGGCCAAGTGCGCCGCGAGCTGCTGGCCGTGCTCATCCGCTACTACCAGCTCCACATCGAGGGCCTGGGCGAAATAAAATCCCTCGAAATCCTGAGCGACGTGCTGGGTGGGTAA
- a CDS encoding exopolyphosphatase codes for MFPSVSELQNLLAQPRQIFITTHHKPDADALGSSLAWATYLKKKGHSVTVVTPSDYPAFLNWMQGNDEVVIYDPRQNDRQVRDLVNRAELLFCLDFNCLGRINELGEYVRRAPGTKVLIDHHQRPEDFADVSFSDPKAAATAELIFEIIRALGDQDLIDQGMGEALYAGIMTDTGSFRHPSTSRNVHLIIAELLSANIDLASVHRRIYDSHSEIRLRFLGYILKDKLVVNREFNTAYIAVTQQELREYESKTGDTEGLVNYALSIEGIVLAAVFIDRGSAVKISFRSVGDFSVSDFSRDHFQGGGHHNASGGISNEPLDATVARFLSVLPQYQAQLVSTSAAPVAVAPPVA; via the coding sequence ATGTTTCCTTCCGTATCCGAGTTGCAGAATCTGCTGGCCCAGCCCCGGCAGATTTTTATCACCACGCACCACAAGCCCGACGCCGACGCGCTGGGCTCGTCGCTGGCCTGGGCCACGTACCTGAAGAAAAAAGGGCATTCCGTGACCGTCGTAACGCCTTCCGACTACCCCGCCTTCCTCAACTGGATGCAGGGCAATGACGAGGTAGTTATTTATGACCCGCGCCAGAACGACCGGCAGGTGCGCGACCTGGTGAACCGGGCCGAGCTGCTATTTTGCCTCGACTTCAACTGCCTGGGCCGCATCAACGAGCTGGGCGAGTACGTGCGCCGGGCGCCGGGCACCAAAGTGCTCATCGACCACCACCAGCGGCCCGAGGACTTTGCCGATGTCAGCTTTTCGGACCCCAAGGCGGCGGCCACGGCCGAGCTGATTTTTGAGATTATCCGGGCCTTGGGCGACCAGGACCTTATTGACCAGGGCATGGGCGAGGCGCTCTACGCGGGCATTATGACCGATACGGGCTCGTTTCGGCACCCCAGCACCTCGCGCAACGTGCACCTCATCATCGCGGAGTTGCTGAGCGCCAATATTGATTTGGCCTCGGTACACCGCCGCATCTACGACTCGCACTCCGAAATCCGGCTGCGCTTTCTGGGCTACATCCTGAAGGATAAACTGGTGGTAAACCGCGAGTTCAACACCGCCTATATCGCCGTGACGCAGCAGGAATTGCGTGAATACGAGAGCAAAACCGGGGATACCGAAGGGCTGGTCAACTACGCGCTCAGCATTGAGGGCATCGTGCTGGCGGCGGTTTTCATTGACCGGGGCTCGGCGGTGAAAATTTCCTTCCGCTCGGTGGGCGATTTTTCGGTAAGCGACTTTTCGCGCGACCACTTTCAGGGAGGCGGGCACCATAACGCGTCGGGCGGCATCAGCAACGAGCCGCTGGATGCCACCGTGGCGCGCTTTCTGAGCGTGTTGCCGCAGTATCAGGCGCAGCTCGTGAGCACGTCCGCCGCGCCCGTGGCGGTTGCGCCGCCCGTGGCCTAA
- a CDS encoding nucleoside-diphosphate kinase produces MATNRTFTMIKPDAVADQHIGGILSMMEQGGFRIVELQKVTLTPERAGQFYAVHKERPFYNDLVKYMSSGPIVAAILEKDNAVADFRTLIGATNPANAEAGTIRKKYAKSIEANAVHGSDSDENAQIEGEFFFKK; encoded by the coding sequence ATGGCAACCAATCGCACCTTCACCATGATTAAGCCCGACGCCGTGGCTGACCAGCACATCGGCGGCATCCTGAGCATGATGGAACAGGGCGGCTTCCGCATCGTGGAGCTTCAGAAAGTAACCCTCACGCCCGAGCGCGCCGGCCAGTTCTACGCCGTGCATAAGGAGCGTCCTTTCTATAACGACCTCGTGAAATACATGTCGAGCGGCCCCATCGTGGCGGCCATCCTCGAAAAAGACAACGCTGTAGCCGACTTCCGCACCCTCATCGGTGCCACCAACCCGGCCAACGCCGAGGCCGGCACCATCCGCAAGAAGTACGCGAAAAGCATCGAAGCCAACGCCGTGCATGGCTCCGACTCGGACGAGAACGCCCAAATCGAAGGCGAGTTCTTCTTCAAGAAGTAA
- a CDS encoding nucleoside permease — MSIKLRLTFLSFLQFFIWGAWLITIGAYWFQTKHWSGSQFGAIFSTMGIASIFMPSLMGIVADKWVNAEKLYGVLHLLGGITLCTIPFVTDPGVFFWVILLNMIFYMPTLSLSIAVSYSALKSQGLDVVKDYPPIRVWGTVGFIAAMWAVTFLGFEKSASQFYVAAGAALLLGFYAFTLPKCPPPAKGTSSRSLVDALGLKSFALLRDRKLATFFAFALLLGAALQLTNAYGDTFLHDFDKVPAYRDTLTVRHPAFIMSISQISETLFILAIPFFLRRFGIKQVMLFSMVAWVLRFGLLAYGNPGGGLWMIIMSCIVYGMAFDFFNISGSLFVETQTQPSIRASAQGLFMMMTNGFGAVLGSSISGLVIQNYFTDAGGNKDWHGIWLAFAAYALVIAVLFIFIFKHKHEPQLAKNTEYSEPVFAA, encoded by the coding sequence ATGAGCATCAAGCTGCGACTTACTTTTCTGAGCTTCCTCCAGTTTTTCATCTGGGGCGCCTGGCTGATTACGATTGGCGCGTACTGGTTTCAGACCAAGCACTGGTCGGGCTCGCAGTTTGGGGCCATCTTTTCCACGATGGGCATAGCCTCCATTTTCATGCCCTCGCTCATGGGCATTGTGGCCGATAAGTGGGTGAATGCCGAGAAGCTCTACGGCGTGCTGCACCTGCTGGGTGGTATCACGCTGTGCACCATTCCGTTCGTAACGGACCCCGGCGTGTTCTTCTGGGTCATCCTGCTGAATATGATTTTTTACATGCCCACGCTGTCGCTATCCATCGCCGTGTCGTATTCGGCCCTTAAAAGCCAGGGCCTGGACGTGGTGAAGGACTACCCCCCCATTCGGGTGTGGGGCACGGTCGGCTTCATTGCGGCCATGTGGGCCGTCACGTTTCTGGGCTTCGAGAAGTCGGCCAGCCAGTTTTACGTAGCCGCCGGGGCCGCGCTGCTGCTGGGCTTCTATGCCTTCACTTTGCCCAAGTGCCCGCCGCCCGCCAAGGGCACGTCGAGCCGCTCGCTGGTTGATGCGCTGGGCCTCAAGTCGTTTGCGCTGCTGCGCGACCGCAAGCTGGCCACCTTTTTCGCCTTTGCGCTGCTGCTGGGCGCGGCCTTGCAGCTCACCAACGCCTACGGCGACACCTTTTTGCACGATTTCGACAAAGTGCCGGCCTACCGCGACACGCTCACGGTGCGGCACCCGGCCTTTATTATGTCGATTTCGCAGATTTCGGAAACGCTGTTTATCTTGGCTATTCCGTTCTTTCTGCGGCGCTTTGGCATCAAGCAAGTCATGCTGTTTAGCATGGTGGCCTGGGTGTTGCGCTTTGGGCTGCTGGCCTACGGCAACCCCGGCGGCGGCCTCTGGATGATTATTATGTCGTGCATCGTGTATGGCATGGCCTTCGACTTCTTCAATATTTCGGGCTCGCTGTTTGTCGAAACCCAGACCCAGCCCAGCATTCGGGCCAGCGCCCAGGGCCTGTTTATGATGATGACCAACGGCTTTGGCGCGGTGCTGGGCAGCTCGATAAGCGGCCTCGTTATCCAGAATTACTTCACCGACGCCGGCGGCAACAAGGACTGGCACGGCATCTGGCTGGCCTTCGCGGCCTACGCGCTGGTGATTGCTGTATTGTTCATATTCATTTTCAAGCACAAGCACGAGCCGCAGCTGGCCAAGAATACTGAATATTCGGAGCCGGTATTTGCGGCTTAA
- a CDS encoding superoxide dismutase, with protein MAFELPKLPYSYDALEPTFDAQTMEIHHTKHHQAYVTNLNAAIAGTPMENQSLEEIMHNIASATPAVRNNGGGHWNHSLWWTILSANGGGQPTGAVGDAITKAFGSYDNFKTEFSKAATTRFGSGWAWLCKQADGSVTICSTPNQDNPLMPDAGCKGFPILGLDVWEHAYYLKYQNKRPDYVAAFFNLINWDQVNKNYAAAK; from the coding sequence ATGGCTTTTGAACTGCCCAAGCTGCCGTATTCCTACGACGCCCTCGAACCTACGTTTGACGCGCAGACGATGGAAATTCACCATACCAAGCACCACCAGGCCTACGTGACTAACCTCAACGCGGCCATTGCGGGCACGCCTATGGAGAACCAGAGCCTGGAGGAAATCATGCACAACATTGCCTCGGCTACCCCCGCCGTGCGCAACAACGGCGGCGGCCACTGGAACCACTCGCTGTGGTGGACCATCCTGAGCGCCAACGGCGGCGGCCAGCCCACCGGTGCCGTCGGCGATGCCATCACCAAGGCTTTTGGCAGCTACGATAACTTCAAAACCGAATTCAGTAAGGCTGCTACCACGCGCTTTGGCTCGGGCTGGGCGTGGCTGTGCAAGCAGGCCGACGGCTCGGTAACCATCTGCTCGACGCCCAACCAGGACAACCCGCTGATGCCCGATGCCGGCTGCAAAGGCTTCCCCATTCTGGGCCTCGACGTGTGGGAGCACGCCTACTACCTCAAGTACCAGAACAAGCGCCCCGACTACGTAGCGGCCTTTTTCAACCTCATCAACTGGGACCAGGTAAACAAAAACTACGCGGCGGCCAAGTAA
- a CDS encoding tRNA-specific adenosine deaminase codes for MTNVPTPPLLTDEYFMRQALAEARRARAAGEIPIGAVVVLDGVIIGRGYNQTEQLRDVTAHAEMLALTAAANYLGNKYLTHCTLYVTVEPCVMCAGASAWAQLGGVVFGAAEPKTGYQRHSLGLLHPRTKVRAGVCADACTALMQAFFQDKRGGSVG; via the coding sequence ATGACAAACGTTCCTACCCCCCCCCTACTCACCGACGAGTACTTCATGCGCCAGGCGCTGGCGGAGGCGCGGCGGGCACGGGCAGCGGGCGAAATCCCGATTGGAGCGGTGGTGGTGCTGGATGGGGTGATAATCGGGAGGGGCTACAACCAGACCGAGCAGCTGCGCGACGTGACGGCCCACGCCGAAATGTTGGCCCTCACGGCCGCCGCCAATTATTTGGGCAATAAGTACTTGACTCACTGCACGCTCTACGTGACCGTGGAGCCCTGCGTGATGTGCGCCGGTGCCAGCGCCTGGGCCCAGTTGGGGGGGGTAGTGTTTGGCGCGGCCGAACCCAAAACCGGCTACCAGCGCCATAGCCTGGGGCTGTTGCACCCGCGCACCAAAGTGCGGGCGGGCGTGTGCGCCGATGCGTGCACGGCGCTCATGCAGGCTTTTTTTCAGGATAAGCGGGGAGGCAGCGTAGGGTAG
- a CDS encoding aspartate--tRNA ligase: protein MLRTHTNGELRLEHVGQTVTLVGWVQRTRDKGGILWIDLRDRYGITQLALEEGVESDAVRETARTLGREFVISVTGKVAERYSKNAHIPTGEIEIRVDKIDVLNPAKLPPFLIEDETDGGDELRMKYRYLDLRRTPVRNNLMLRHRMAQAVRRYLDGQDFIEVETPVLIKSTPEGARDFVVPSRMNPGEFYALPQSPQTFKQLLMVSGFDRYFQIVKCFRDEDLRADRQPEFTQIDCEMAFVTQEDILNTFEGLVRYLFKEIKNLDFPTVPRMEYADALRRFGNDKPDVRFAMEFVELDGVVKGHGFPVFDQAELVVGINAATCAAYTRKQLDELTAFVKRPQLGATGLVYARVEAGGVVKSSVDKFYSQEELQRWAAAFQANEGDLLLLLAGPADKTRKALSELRLEMGQRLGLRDKDTFAPLWVVNFPLLEYSEEEGRHFAMHHPFTSPKPEDLHLLDNPATIGQARANAYDLVINGVEVGGGSIRIHDRAVQARMFSLLGFTPEEAQAQFGFLLDAFEYGAPPHGGIAFGFDRLCSLFGGADSIRDFIAFPKNNSGRDVMIDSPSPIANAQLKELSIKTDVVEK, encoded by the coding sequence ATGTTAAGAACGCACACCAACGGCGAACTCCGCCTCGAACACGTCGGCCAAACCGTCACCCTCGTCGGCTGGGTGCAGCGCACCCGCGACAAAGGCGGCATCCTCTGGATTGACCTGCGCGACCGCTACGGCATTACGCAACTGGCGCTGGAAGAGGGGGTAGAGAGCGACGCCGTGCGCGAAACCGCCCGTACCCTGGGCCGCGAATTCGTCATCAGCGTGACCGGCAAAGTAGCCGAGCGCTACTCCAAAAACGCGCACATCCCGACCGGCGAAATCGAAATCCGGGTGGATAAAATCGACGTGCTCAACCCCGCCAAGCTGCCGCCCTTCCTCATTGAGGATGAGACCGATGGCGGCGACGAGCTGCGCATGAAATACCGCTACCTCGACCTGCGCCGCACGCCCGTGCGCAACAACCTGATGCTGCGCCACCGCATGGCCCAGGCTGTGCGCCGCTACCTCGACGGCCAGGATTTTATCGAAGTCGAAACCCCGGTGCTCATTAAAAGCACGCCCGAAGGCGCGCGCGATTTCGTGGTGCCCTCGCGCATGAACCCCGGCGAGTTCTACGCCCTGCCGCAGAGTCCGCAGACGTTCAAGCAGCTGCTCATGGTGTCGGGCTTCGACCGCTACTTTCAGATTGTCAAGTGCTTCCGCGACGAAGACCTGCGCGCCGACCGCCAGCCCGAGTTCACGCAGATTGACTGCGAAATGGCCTTCGTGACCCAGGAAGACATCCTGAATACCTTCGAGGGCCTGGTGCGCTACCTGTTCAAGGAAATCAAAAACCTCGATTTTCCCACCGTGCCCCGCATGGAATACGCCGACGCCCTGCGCCGCTTCGGCAACGACAAGCCCGACGTGCGCTTCGCCATGGAGTTCGTGGAATTGGATGGGGTAGTAAAGGGTCACGGCTTCCCCGTATTCGACCAGGCCGAGCTGGTGGTGGGCATCAATGCCGCCACCTGCGCCGCCTACACCCGCAAGCAACTCGACGAGCTGACCGCCTTCGTGAAGCGCCCGCAGCTCGGGGCCACCGGCCTCGTGTACGCCCGCGTCGAAGCCGGGGGGGTAGTAAAATCGTCGGTGGATAAGTTCTATTCGCAGGAGGAATTGCAGCGGTGGGCCGCCGCCTTCCAGGCCAACGAGGGCGACCTGCTGCTCCTGCTGGCCGGCCCGGCCGACAAAACCCGTAAAGCGCTCAGCGAGTTGCGCCTCGAAATGGGCCAGCGCCTCGGCCTGCGTGACAAGGACACGTTTGCCCCGCTGTGGGTCGTCAACTTCCCGCTGCTCGAATACAGCGAGGAGGAGGGCCGCCACTTCGCCATGCACCACCCCTTCACCTCGCCCAAGCCCGAGGACCTGCACCTGCTCGACAACCCCGCCACCATCGGCCAGGCCCGCGCCAACGCCTACGACCTGGTAATCAACGGCGTAGAGGTCGGCGGCGGCTCCATCCGCATCCACGACCGCGCCGTGCAGGCCCGCATGTTCTCGCTGCTCGGCTTCACCCCCGAGGAGGCCCAGGCCCAGTTCGGCTTCCTGCTCGATGCCTTCGAGTACGGCGCGCCGCCCCACGGCGGCATCGCCTTCGGCTTCGACCGTCTCTGCTCGCTCTTTGGCGGGGCCGATTCTATCCGCGATTTCATCGCCTTTCCGAAGAATAATTCGGGTAGGGACGTGATGATTGACTCGCCCTCGCCGATTGCGAATGCGCAGTTGAAGGAGTTGAGTATTAAGACGGATGTGGTGGAGAAGTAG
- a CDS encoding NADH dehydrogenase: protein MSLFLFLSFVALLSALGVVLTKNPVYSVLFLILTFFTLSAHYLLLNAQFLAAVNIIVYAGAIMVLFLFVIMFLNLNQETEPHKPALAKIAAAIAGGSLLLIMVAALHNVHPTGYNPATFDSQVGMVNRLGLVLFKEYSLPFELASILLLAAMVGSVMLGKRETGERNF, encoded by the coding sequence ATGTCCCTTTTCCTCTTCCTGTCGTTCGTTGCCCTGCTGAGTGCGTTGGGCGTGGTGCTGACCAAGAACCCGGTGTACAGCGTGCTGTTCCTCATTCTCACGTTCTTCACGCTGTCGGCTCACTACCTGCTGCTAAACGCGCAGTTTCTGGCGGCTGTGAACATCATCGTGTATGCCGGGGCCATTATGGTGCTGTTCCTGTTCGTGATTATGTTCCTGAATCTCAACCAGGAAACGGAGCCGCATAAGCCTGCGCTGGCCAAAATTGCTGCCGCCATCGCGGGCGGCTCGCTGCTGCTCATCATGGTGGCGGCGCTGCACAACGTGCATCCCACCGGCTACAACCCGGCGACTTTCGATTCGCAGGTGGGCATGGTCAACCGCCTGGGTCTGGTGCTGTTCAAGGAATATTCCCTACCCTTCGAGCTGGCCTCCATCCTTCTATTGGCCGCGATGGTCGGCTCCGTGATGTTAGGTAAGCGCGAGACGGGCGAGCGGAATTTTTAG
- a CDS encoding NADH-quinone oxidoreductase subunit I produces MQSLSNRAKKLEKKPMTLAERAYLPAIFQGLTITMQHFFRAATKKQITIRYPEETRAFSPVFRGLHVLKRDEQGRERCTACGLCAVACPAEAITMVAGERKKGEQNLYREEKYAVSYEINMLRCIFCGLCEEACPKAAVYLQADKMAPPRYERDEFIYGKDRLVEPASPDNRSKRGIQLTPEQAEKLRTQLA; encoded by the coding sequence ATGCAATCCTTAAGCAACCGCGCTAAGAAACTAGAAAAGAAGCCGATGACGCTCGCTGAGCGTGCTTACCTGCCGGCCATTTTTCAGGGTCTTACCATCACGATGCAGCACTTTTTCCGCGCTGCTACCAAGAAGCAAATTACCATTCGCTACCCCGAAGAAACCAGGGCATTCTCGCCCGTTTTCCGGGGCCTGCATGTGCTGAAGCGCGATGAACAGGGCCGCGAGCGCTGCACAGCCTGCGGCCTGTGCGCTGTGGCCTGCCCCGCTGAAGCCATTACGATGGTGGCCGGCGAGCGCAAGAAAGGCGAGCAAAATCTCTACCGCGAGGAGAAATATGCCGTCAGCTATGAGATTAATATGCTGCGCTGCATCTTCTGCGGCCTTTGCGAAGAGGCTTGCCCGAAAGCTGCCGTCTATTTGCAGGCCGATAAGATGGCGCCGCCGCGCTACGAGCGCGACGAGTTTATCTACGGTAAGGACCGCCTGGTAGAGCCCGCGTCGCCCGACAACCGCTCGAAGCGCGGCATTCAGCTCACGCCCGAGCAGGCTGAAAAGCTGCGAACGCAACTAGCATAA
- a CDS encoding NADH:ubiquinone oxidoreductase subunit H yields MSLESIGWPNFSLGWQGIVVLVIFGVSLLIATYCTYAERVIAAFLQDRVGPDRAGPWGLAQPLADAVKLFTKEEFFPAGANKALFIFGPCLAMVTALMSSAVIPFGNSLKFGDTVVHLRGIDSNIGMLYVFGIVSLGVYGIMIGGWASNNKFSLLGAIRAASQNISYELAMGLALIAVLMMSGSLSLSTITLQQSSATGWHWGDIFAWNVFKQPLGFIIFLVCAFAETNRTPFDLPECETELVGGYHTEYSSMKMGLYLFSEYVNVFVATAIMSVLYFGGFNYPFQYEFLDFLQTKAGLSVDWAHNIFVLMGVVAMFAKIFTGIFFFMWVRWTLPRFRYDQLMRLGWTILIPLAIFNILLTGVLITTGIIPDLTVAVR; encoded by the coding sequence ATGTCTTTGGAATCTATTGGCTGGCCGAATTTTTCTTTGGGGTGGCAAGGCATCGTGGTGCTGGTAATATTCGGCGTTTCGCTGCTGATTGCTACCTACTGTACCTACGCCGAGCGCGTGATTGCGGCCTTTTTGCAAGACCGCGTGGGGCCGGACCGGGCCGGCCCCTGGGGCCTCGCGCAACCGCTGGCCGATGCCGTGAAGCTGTTTACGAAGGAAGAATTCTTCCCGGCTGGGGCCAACAAGGCACTGTTCATTTTCGGCCCCTGCCTGGCTATGGTTACGGCGTTGATGTCGTCGGCGGTTATCCCGTTTGGCAACTCCCTCAAGTTTGGCGATACCGTCGTGCATTTGCGGGGCATCGACAGCAACATTGGAATGCTGTACGTGTTTGGCATCGTGTCGCTGGGCGTGTACGGCATCATGATTGGCGGCTGGGCTTCCAACAACAAGTTCTCGCTGCTGGGTGCTATTCGCGCTGCCTCTCAGAACATTAGCTACGAACTGGCAATGGGCCTGGCCCTGATTGCAGTGCTCATGATGTCGGGGTCGCTCTCGCTAAGCACCATCACTTTGCAGCAAAGCAGTGCCACTGGCTGGCACTGGGGCGACATTTTTGCCTGGAACGTATTTAAGCAGCCGCTGGGCTTCATCATCTTTCTCGTTTGCGCGTTCGCCGAAACCAACCGCACGCCCTTCGACTTGCCCGAGTGCGAAACCGAATTGGTGGGCGGCTACCACACCGAGTATAGCTCCATGAAGATGGGCTTGTATTTATTTTCGGAATACGTGAACGTGTTCGTGGCGACGGCCATTATGTCGGTGCTCTATTTTGGGGGCTTCAATTACCCGTTTCAGTACGAGTTTCTCGATTTCCTGCAAACGAAAGCCGGCCTTTCAGTCGATTGGGCGCACAACATATTTGTGCTGATGGGCGTGGTGGCCATGTTCGCCAAGATATTCACCGGTATTTTCTTCTTCATGTGGGTGCGCTGGACGCTACCCCGCTTCCGCTACGACCAACTCATGCGCCTGGGCTGGACCATCCTTATCCCACTCGCCATCTTCAATATTCTGCTAACCGGGGTGCTTATCACGACGGGCATCATCCCCGACCTAACAGTCGCTGTTCGCTAA
- a CDS encoding NADH dehydrogenase produces MAKITFDGIEVEVPDGTTILNAARQIGGGIVPPAMCYYTPLKGSGGKCRACLVRVAAGSTKDPRPMPKLVASCITPVQDGMVVENTTSQQVLDVRKGIVEMLLINHPLDCPVCDQAGECDLQNFAFEHGVSTTRYEEERRTFEKIDIGPYVQLHMTRCILCYRCVYTANQITDDRVHGVLGRGDASEIGTYIENTISNDFSGNVIDVCPVGALTDKTFRFKQRVWFTKPVNAHRDCSHEKCNGHVTLWYKGKDVLRVTARKDEYGEVKEWICNECRFEKKETADWVIEGPAHIDRSSVISANHYELPVINPQVIADLPESTVRELEQNPPLKLGGLSGTSF; encoded by the coding sequence ATGGCTAAAATAACCTTCGACGGAATTGAGGTAGAAGTGCCCGACGGCACGACCATTCTCAACGCGGCCCGCCAAATCGGGGGCGGCATCGTGCCGCCCGCTATGTGCTACTATACGCCCCTGAAGGGCAGCGGCGGCAAATGCCGCGCCTGCCTGGTGCGCGTGGCGGCCGGCTCGACCAAGGACCCGCGCCCCATGCCCAAGCTCGTGGCCTCGTGCATAACGCCGGTGCAGGACGGCATGGTAGTCGAGAATACGACCAGCCAGCAGGTACTCGACGTGCGCAAGGGCATCGTGGAGATGCTGCTCATCAACCACCCGCTCGATTGCCCGGTGTGCGACCAGGCCGGCGAGTGCGACCTGCAAAATTTTGCCTTTGAGCACGGCGTGAGCACTACGCGCTACGAGGAAGAGCGCCGCACGTTCGAGAAAATCGATATTGGTCCCTACGTGCAGCTGCACATGACGCGCTGCATCCTGTGCTACCGCTGCGTGTACACGGCCAACCAGATTACCGACGACCGGGTGCATGGCGTGCTGGGCCGCGGTGATGCCTCCGAAATTGGTACTTATATTGAGAATACGATTTCCAACGACTTCAGCGGCAATGTCATTGATGTGTGCCCGGTGGGCGCCCTCACGGACAAGACTTTCCGCTTTAAGCAGCGCGTGTGGTTCACTAAACCCGTGAACGCCCACCGCGACTGCAGCCACGAGAAGTGCAACGGCCATGTAACGCTCTGGTATAAAGGCAAGGACGTGCTACGCGTGACTGCCCGCAAGGATGAGTATGGCGAAGTGAAAGAGTGGATTTGCAACGAGTGCCGCTTTGAGAAGAAAGAGACTGCGGACTGGGTAATTGAAGGCCCGGCGCACATAGACCGCTCGTCGGTTATTTCGGCTAACCATTACGAGCTGCCGGTTATCAACCCGCAGGTAATTGCCGATTTGCCCGAAAGCACCGTGCGCGAGTTGGAGCAAAATCCACCACTAAAGCTAGGTGGCCTGAGCGGCACAAGTTTCTAG